One genomic window of Thermodesulfovibrionales bacterium includes the following:
- the ubiE gene encoding bifunctional demethylmenaquinone methyltransferase/2-methoxy-6-polyprenyl-1,4-benzoquinol methylase UbiE, whose translation MEQSERDIFIKNIFCKVAPYVDPLSTAFSFGLCNVWRRKLVSLSGIKKGDHVLDICTGTGELAVLLVDAVGPEGSVTGADFCEDMLGRAIGKIDPAVQNVSFVVSDAKDLVFPDDTFDVVTVSFGMRNIPDTTSALREARRVLKPGGRFICLELTQPEKTWFLPVYKWYIFKVIPFLGKIFTHSSDPYSYLPVSIEAYYPPEEFKRIIEECGFSHVKAYPLSVGIATIYRGDNDG comes from the coding sequence GTCGACCCGCTGAGCACGGCCTTCAGTTTCGGGCTCTGCAATGTCTGGAGGAGGAAGCTTGTCTCCCTCTCGGGCATCAAAAAGGGAGACCATGTGCTTGACATATGCACCGGCACCGGCGAACTGGCGGTGCTCCTTGTGGATGCAGTCGGGCCAGAGGGTTCTGTTACGGGCGCCGACTTTTGTGAAGATATGCTCGGAAGGGCGATAGGGAAGATAGATCCGGCCGTACAGAACGTGTCCTTCGTCGTCTCCGACGCTAAAGACCTCGTCTTCCCCGATGACACCTTCGATGTCGTGACCGTTTCCTTCGGCATGAGGAATATCCCTGATACGACATCGGCGCTGAGAGAAGCACGACGCGTCCTGAAACCCGGGGGCCGGTTCATATGCCTCGAACTGACTCAGCCCGAAAAGACATGGTTTCTGCCGGTGTACAAGTGGTATATCTTCAAGGTCATACCTTTCCTCGGAAAGATTTTTACGCATTCTTCCGACCCCTATTCCTACCTGCCCGTTTCCATCGAGGCCTATTATCCTCCCGAGGAATTCAAACGCATAATCGAGGAATGCGGATTTTCACATGTGAAGGCTTATCCGCTGTCCGTCGGAATTGCGACGATTTACCGGGGCGACAACGATGGATAA